The Amblyomma americanum isolate KBUSLIRL-KWMA chromosome 11, ASM5285725v1, whole genome shotgun sequence genome includes the window TAATGAGATGAGCAATACTCGTGTCATCGACATTTTTGCGCTCTGTAATCACTGCCTGCTTCGCCTTACGGTTCCGCAACACTGCGAAGCCGCGTGCGCATGCTGTGTACGTTCCAGCCCTCCcgtttttgcgcatgcgcactcgtGTTCTCACTTGCGTGCCTGCCGCGGTTTCGCAACGACGCCAGCGAGCGGTTGCAAGCTGGGGCCGACACCGGTGCCACGTGCTTTCTTGTCACTATGTCCATATATAGGCCGCTCATTTGCAAGGCATGCATAATTAGTCACCTAGTGCGGGGGTTTCCGCAGCGCGCTTCGGTATTTGACGAGCAGTGGCACGAAAGGTGAACGTGAAGTTTTAATGCTAAAGTCCTGCAAATACCTATCGCACTGCGGTCGCCTAACTGCTGCGAAGCCTGTTAGCTCGAGCTTCGGCACACGTGTTGACTAACAGAGGCTGCCACGATTGCGGGATTAGCTTGAAACATCGCCTCTTGTACGCTGCAGCAATAACACGCCTGTACAGTCGAGCAAAATTCATTGTTCGCTCTTTTAAAAGCTTTAGATGTTCCAGGAAGCCAGTTCTTCGAAGGGCGCGACTCTGCTCGCTGTGCATTGTAAATGGAGGTGATAAGGCGATTGCCTCAAAATGGCCGGCCGACATAAAGCCGCTTCTTCATGGCTTCATTGCAGAATCAGCGTCACTTCATTTTCTGTACGAGGACGAACTACAGTTTGGTGAAGCAGAACAAAGTTTTATTGCTACGGATTGAAGCGGTACCTCCTAAGATTGGCCGAGAGTAGAAATCTAGTCGAGTTGGTGCCTTTTTGTCATCATACTGTTGTCGAGGGTGTACCACGCCGTTTTATCAAGCCACACCTAATCCTTTGATCGCTGGCTTACGTTTTTGAACCCTTCTGATGCGTCCGTCCAGTCCCGTGTGACCTCTCCGCCCTCCTATGGCCGTGGTGCATTGTTAAAGCCGTTGTTCCATGATACGAAGCAGACGCACACATTTCAGAATGACAGAGCAGCCAGCGGTTTTCAAGAAGATAGTCGGCAGAGTCGAATAGTGACGAGCGCTTGTCCTTTTCCTTTCGTGGCAGGTCCAGCTGGTGTTGGAGTACCGGTCGCTGAGTAGGCCTATCAAGCTGGACATCGTCAATCTCGAACTCGTCGACTCCAAGGTGAGTCGCGTTTCCATGGCGACAGGCCACGCATCCGAAATGTAGGGTCGAAATGTACCGTTCGTATTCAAATAAGGATACTGTTGGGTTCCTCGCAGCAGTATGTCGAAGACCCTGCAGATTAGCTCAACTTACTTCTCTTACTGCTGTCAActgcttacttctttttttttccagtgtaGGAGAAGTTCGTGAATTTTGAGAAAGTGATGCGTCTAGCATAGCGCTATATGCAGCTaattgtccccctttccctttttGGCGCATCGTAAATGCCGGTAGGCCCCATATATTCGTGTTTCGCGGTTTTCATTAGTGTTCAGTAGCATTCGTTAATAAAGCAGTGACCTGATAGTTTCCAGCGACTGAGCGTATGACCGCGGTTGCTCCGTGGCCTTGTTTCATGGTATACGGTACATACGGAACAAAGTTTTGAGACTCACTCTCGTGCGACTTTGTGATACTTGCGAGGTTTATTGCGCATGTGAACGAGCGTTTAGGCTCCATATTTATGTACCAGCGTACTACCTACTTCATTATCACTGACGCCAGCGCTGTAATTAGATCACGGGCCATGCATGTGTGTCATTCCCTGTATAGCTATAACTTTCTGCTACTCGGCAAGAAGTAGCGGGTTCGGTACCCGCCGCTTGAGCTGCATTTAGATCggcgcgaaatgcaaaaaaaaaagtgatttcccTCTCGCCACCGGTCGCCCCCACCGACTCGTCCTCTCTTTACTTTCCCCCCTGCCATCACCCTTCGTTTTCTCCTTCTCACCGAGGCCTCAAGCGCCAACGCCACTGCGGTAATGggcgttctaatgctaacgcattaacgAGAGAAAATGCGACTGAGCAGTATAAAGACGTGCGTTCCGCGCTGGCGAGTGCTTCGGTGCAAAGAGTACAATGCGAGGGATTGTTCTCTTTCGTCAGATACGGCCGGTGAGCTAGGGTGAAGATCGTGTTGAGTTGAGCTTGCTTGACGAGCCTTGTCCTTTTGGGGCGAGTGACACCACGTGTCGACCCTGCAGGACATGCATAGCATGCTCAGTGCATATTTTCCCGCTCGCAGCGTGGCCCCAGCACGGCCAGCGGCGACATTGACTCGTACCTGGACAACTTCTGCGTGTGGCAATGCAGCCGCAAACAGCTGGCGGCCAGGCAGGGGCTCGGCACCTGGGACCACGCCATGATGCTCTCCGGACTCGACCTACACAAGGTATACACTTACACGAGTCTCGCAACAAGCTTAAATGATCCTTCCCTTTCGCACAAACCGCGCTGTACTGAGTAATATCGCTGCTGAAGTGCTGTGTGCTAGTAAAAAGCTTGCGTTAAAGATAATCGGTTGAACTAAGTAATGCCTACAGGGAGAGTATCTTAACACGCGTGCCGGCATGTGTCCTCATGGCTTAAGTGCTAAGAGCGGCGTTTATAACGGAACGGGCAGTCACTGCCATTAGGCGTTGCGTGATATGTATAAAAACAGTTACGGgacttccccaaaaaaacaattattattattattattagaaagcaTCAGTAGAGCTGAGGATGGCGATGGCACCATGCAAGGATTGTCAGCCCCTCTTCCCCTCCTCCTCCACTTTTTATTGCAATGCTGTCCTGGAAAACTGTGCAAAGCTTAACGCTGAGGACAAGGCACAAATCAATATCCGACGACCGCTGTCTAGCGAAGGCTGAGGCAATGCCTGTAGCTTCAaccggcgaagaactgtgtgGAAATGTAGTGAAGACTGTGAGGTTGAAGTCCTTGGGCTCCTTATCCTGAGCTTGAGGTGCTCAAAATCCCCGAGGTCTTCAAGGTTGTCAATGACCTCAAGGGTGAGGTCCTCGAGGACATCAGTGCGAGGACCTAAGATTGAGGGGCTCATAGGAAGTCCCTCAATGTCTTCAGTGACCTCAAGGTTGATGTGCTCGCTCACTGACGTCCTTTAGCAAGTCGCTCAATCTTAAAAACCTCGTGGACCTTACTGAGCACCTGAACTCACGTCCTCGCTGATGTTCTTCAGAATCTCACAACGGGGACCTCCTCAGTGAGGATCGGAGGGACAGAAGTAGTGATTAAGTTCCCACTCGCCATCTCTGCATGCAGGGCAACAACAGCCGCGTGCTGGGCCTCGCATGGGTGAACGGCATGTGCCGGTGCCGCTACAGCTGCACGCTGAGTGAGGCGCGCAGTCTGGAGGCGGCGCTAGTGGTGGCCCACGAGTTGGGCCACTCGCTGGGCATGCACCACGACGGGCCGCCCGACAACCGCTGCAACCCGGATCGGTACATCATGTCGGCGCGAACGGGAGCCGGCAAGACCAGCTGGTCAACCTGCTCGGGACAGTACCTCGAGGACTTCCTCTCGTGAGTGTGTGCAAGGTCCTTTTTTTTGTGCCGAGTGCACTGCGAAAACTGGCGGAAGATGGACCCTCCTCTGAGGCGTTTGTGTCTTCATGCTCGTATCTCTGTTCTCTAATGCTCTTGACCGGTCAGCACCTTTGTCAGCTATAGCCGCAGCAGAGAGGGTGCTTCTAACACGACGCGCTCTTGCTATGGTGTGGCTAACAGAGGACGTGCCACTGGAGAAAAAACGCCCAAGAAACTGAACAGCGTCCGCTTACGAAGGTGGAGTCATGGTCCGGCCACTTCCAACTTCTAAAAAAGTGGCATCAGTCCCACactgaatatttttctttttcctctatgTTGGTATTTTCGGTTGATGAACGCTGCTTAAAATCCCCAAATTGGTAGGGGAAAAAAGTGGTAGGGGCTGTGCTGGGTTAGCGCATCTGGGCAGATGAAACACGTCTTTAGGACTTGCTGCGTTTCACGTGGAACGAGCTGTACCGCACACCTCCGATAGCAGCCCGTCGCGTCATTCCCCCAGAAcatgttcgggggggggggggggggcagtcctCGAAGAAAGGCCGTTTACTGCTTCGCACGACTGCTGCAGGAGCCGGACGTCGTCGTGCCTGGCGTCGCGGTCTAGCCAGCCCGTAGCCGAGCTTGAGGGCCAGCCGCTGCCAGGCCAGCTCTACCCGGCTGACGACCAGTGCAAGCTGGCCCTGGGGTCGGACTACAGTGCGTACACGTCGTCCAGGAGCCCGTTCAATGTAAGCTATGTGCCTTCTGCCCTTGTCCAGCTTTAGGGAATTTTATACAATTGGGCGCCAGCTGGCGCcgagtgcgcatgcgcaataCTCTCGATGGCGGCTGTGCGCGTATGCTACTGCTACCGAGCCCGTTCTGAGATGCGTGCTTTCAGACATATGGTGCTCGGGAAAACCTGTGCATaatcacgtttcgatggaggcgaaacgctaagactcccgtgtgctgtgcgatgtcagtgcacgttaaagatacccaggtggtcgaaattattccggagccctctactatacggcatctctctcttcctttcttctttctctcgcttgtttatcccttctcttactgcgcggtaCAAGTgtcaccgagatgtgagacagttaccgcgccatttcttttcctcaaaaaccgctaATAATGAGGAACACGGCCGCGgcggtgttcgaacccgggtactccagctcagtaacCGAGCTCATaaccagagccaccgcggcgggtgcgatgTTATCGAAGCTCTTCGACGTTTGAGAAGTCATCTTCCTAGTACTACAGCCGAATCTCGTTAAAACGATATTGCTTATatcgaaataatggatataactaaggaatgacgattccccttccAAACTCAGTCATCACGGTCTATAGCTAAGCTACGGCTATCACCAAGTAATCACCGGgctccttcaacttcgttataacggcGTTCAATTAACTGTATGCACTTTGGGTGCATTCACGTGATCACGGACGTACGTGCACTGCGAAGCCAATAAACGAACCAATAATAGCTAGTGCTATAAAAAACCACATGATCAATTAACATTTGTGTTACCTCTGCAGCGCCTCTTTTGCTTCTTTCGTTTTATTTTCTTAGAGGCAACATCTGCACTTGCTTCTGATCTCGTGAAACAGTTCCTATTGAGTCTGTACAccctaaacacaaatacgcctatatgggagtaaaaagggggtattTAACTCCTGTTAATAAAAGAGAGTGCcctggaggacagcttactctctttttactcctatcTGTTTAGAGAGTACATGATCGGGCCTTGTCTTCTGCAGGACGTGTGTCGAGAACTGTGGTGCCTGGAAGGTTCCTGGGCAAGCCCAGCGCATCCAGCACTAGATGGCACCACATGCGCAAAGGGAAAGGTACGTTCATACCGTGCACCAGCTAAGTCATTGAAAAGTGTTACGTTTTTCATCGAGCAAACCCCTCCACTACGAAAGGGTACAAAGTTTAAGCCTTCAGTTAATGATTACTGTATATGTATGACAAGGACATTCTTCTTGTTTTCTAGCTAGTTATCGCCTTGACGTATAACTTCCAAAAGTCAATTTCATCTTTAGTGCAGAAATAAccaaaaaaattggctttttttttcaaacgaggTGTTCCTTTTCATATTCGATGGACTTGTATATTCGTGGAATTCTTGTGCATCACCGCGCTCGCGTAACAGCTAAGTGAGCAGCATGATGTTCAGCGAGAAGATAGAACGCCTCTGCGTAAGTTTTTGAGTCTGCGTATACTTTCATTTCGAAGCACTCCTGTCAGCAGCTTCAGTGCATTCCTTGTGAAACTGGCTTGATTTATCAGGTCAGCCCTACGGAAATTGCGAGGATCGATTTAATTGCCACGCCCGCTGAATTTTAAAGGATGGGGAGAAATAAACCACCCTGGGATATTCTTCGTTAGGCTTAATGTCGTACTTATACTGCCATATACGCTGCTCAAGCTTCTGCTGCCTCTTTCCAGTTAAAGCACCTATACCAACCTTTCTCGTCTCTTCTTGGAAATGAGTTTATAAGCCTGAGCGAGGCTTCGATGCCACCATCTGAAGATGAGAACTCAGTCTAACCTGTGCTCGCATTTTGTCAGTGTTTTGCTCTTTGTGGAAGGCGAACTTTTTATGGCAGCACTAACGAGGCGCGCATGTGTCGCCGCGTGCTACATCTAAACAAAAAGACGCCTGTATAggagtaaaagggagtaagctgggAGCAAAAGGGTGGCTTACTCCCTctcttactcctttctgtttggagtgtgGCGTGTCTGACTGTCCGCGGAAGACTTTTTCTGTGGATCATAATAACGAAATACTCAATGGAGCTGCGCGTATTCTGAATAACGAAGTACAGAAAGACATTGGTTTGGGCATTTAGTTTAGGTTGCATTTAGTTTAGTTTAGGTTCCTGAGCTGCTGGATATGCTGTGCCTTAACGCGAAGAAAGCTCTGGCTTTTAAAGTTCTTCTCCATCTCATCAAATATGTCGCGTTTCTGTTCTCGCGTGCCGCTTCCCGTTGTTTCTTTGCGGCACACTCTGCGGAGCTCACGGCGGCGTTTTATTTCACCGTATCTTCGACGGCGGCTCTCAGCTCAATACCGGACCTGGATTTAGTGTCTGTTTAACGCTTTATCTCTCCCAGTTAAGCGCGCCTTGTATTTTCGGataacaattaaaaaaaactgcgttcaagGCGTCATCAAAGCAGGGTTATTTATCCCTGCACATTTCAAAAGTAAAGGAGGGCTAGAACGCCTTTCGATGGAGTAAGCGCTTGCTCCATATTTCACTCCTTTTCCCAGAATCGCCGCACTCCTTCCAAAGTGCAGTGCAAACCCTTTGCACCAGTACACATACTTGTTCTAAAGTTTAGAAAAAGATTGGAAGAAACACATAAgatccgccttgagggtatgacgcgatagctttgtGGGCTCATAGATctctaggagtcctcataccactcctggcgcagtggtgcagcggttaagcgatggccctgcgatggcaggtgctgccatcggcaggGCTTGTGCAATCCAGGTTGCTCCTCCTGAGCAACCTGTCTGAGCAACCTGAGCAACCTGTCCTGTCCTGAGCAATCTGTCTGGCAGGgttggtgcccctattccagtGCTCCACTGAGCAGCcaccctcagtggagccctggaataggggcaccaacCCTGCCAGACAAGATATCACCATCAGGAAGATGGAAGAACTCTGTCAGACCGCTGAATGACCTTGTAATTAGagcaaataaagtttatcctatcctatcctcctgagcaacttctcgcgaccagtcattattttgactaccacctgccacggtggtcagtttgctcacagtccggtgcgcaggttgtgatgaccccacaaggtcacgcagcgtaggttgcttctccggagatttttctctcacaacgccgaTGAGGAGGAGCAGGAaaactttattgcacaaaagGGAAGGGGATGGGGGACTCGCTATGAATTGTTTTTTAACCATTCGTTCTGCGCTGAATCTTAACGCTCACGTTCCGTTTGCACCTCCGTTTTGTTCGTTCCATGTGTCTCGCCAACCGCAGCACTGCCGCGAGGGGTCGTGTGTGGTACGTCCCGCCGGTCAAGAAAGCGACGGCACCGGGTCCTCGACCAGGAGGACAACCAGAAGCACCACAACGACCACCACGACTGCGGCCGTACCAGCGACGCCACCACGCCGCTCAACGTTCGACGTCATCAATAACATATGGAACCGATACTTCGGGGGCTTCCGCAACTGGTTCTAAGCATGGTTGAGTACTACGCGGTCTAACATCGCGCAGGGGCGAATTTATAAAAGGGTCGTTGTTGCGGTGATTGGGGAGGGTAGTGTGGGAGGCTGACCACAGATGAGTTGGTGATCCGGGTGGAAGCGTTGGAGGATATATGCCTGTCAACGTCCTTGTCCTCATGTAAGACGGCTACCCCCCATCCTTCCTCCGCAGTCCAGACGCCTGTCGATAAATCCGTCCCTGTCCGGACTGCAGCCAGCTGGTAGTCATAGGTTCCTGGGAGTAATTCAGTCGCGGATGCCGCTGGTTAATTGTTGCGTTAACGGCGATTTGGCTTACATAGATGTAGCTTTCACCGGCACTTATTGAAATGGTGCGGTTTGAGCGCGTTGTGATAGGGTTTGAGCAGCTGTGGTCTTGTGCTGCTAAATTGTGTCCCTTGCACTTGCCAGATAGCACTGCGACACTTATTTGGCTTGGGCGTTGCTTTAAATGCACGATGCTATGTCTTCTTCGTGGCAGATTCATTCAAACTAACGTACGGGACAGTTCCCATTGCAGAATCTGCAGGATGGCTCAAGCTGTTTtgcagaaatgcagtttttgtcaAAAGTAATGATGCCACTGCACTGGTGTAGCACTTTCCACCCCAGAGCTAGTCAAGAGTATGACGCTGCTCCCTCCCCCCGCAGAATTTGAGAAGGTCCTGAACTCCATGCACCGAATGCTGCACCATTCCGCCATTAATGATTCCCGAACCCGGCTCATTTGTGCTTAAATTTCGCTTAAAGATGGCACTTAGAGCTGTGGTGCTCTCTTACCACCGCAAGAATTTTGGATTTCACGGTTTTTGAAACTCAGGGCAGTTGTAGCTTGAATTCGGCGGCGAAACTTTGCTCAAAAGGAATACGGCACCTATCCGAAGTGTTGAATCGTATATGTTGcgactgatgcatgcatgtatgcttaGTCGGGCTACGTTCGTTGGTAAATCGTCCAGCCTACTGTGTGCGGCTCTGCTGGTAAGCATAAGATGCacttatgttctttttttttaatgtgtactaCAGAGAAGTTTTGTTTAGCTGGTCacatttttgtatatttttattcATTAGAAATGCGCGCTGTTCGTCACATATGTTGTGTCACTTTTATTTCCACCTGGTGCCCaatatttgttgttttttgaACCAAATAAAATATATGTTTTCCGTTAGAACTGTTTGGTGAACCTTTGAACTCGTCGCCCGGGTGAAGCCAGTTCCCTCTGCATCAGGTCATTCGGACACTCGAGTCCTTCCTTTCCAAAATCTCGGCTCCCTAAATATAGATCTCTGGCGACCTTATCATGGATTCTGCTTTTTAGAAGTGTTGCTGTCGAAGTGCGGCTTGCGCGAGCAGTCTTCGATAAATGTCTAAATACCTGGAAGTTACCGTTTGTTGTAAAAGGCCTAGCTCCTATAACATTTGCTTTCTGCAAACGCTGTGTGACGGCCTGTTTGTCCAGCACACACACTGCCGCAGGACACGGGAATTCAGTGTACTACACAGTGTCAATGCACTCTGTACGATACGACAGGTGTTTTATTTTTACTCCGATAGCGTTAGAAGTCTCACGGAGCCAcaatgcgtcgtcggtcataaattcctcccattggctggagagtaTTGACGTCACTAGACGGGATAATTTCTATTGGctagagggaagtgacgtcacttccgataAAGGAATCAACGGCTTCTAATACTATAACATTGTCAACACATATTAGAATTAGGCGTTCCTGTCAATTTTTGTTTGCACGAGGCCACTTCGACGCAGAACATTTTTTCCCGCTCTTTTTGAATGTATATATACGAGATACGATATATGTAAGAAGAAACAGCCGGTCCTCGTGGTCATTGCACGCAGGCGTGCTCTTTTCTCATCGTCTTCTGCCACCGAGGTCAACAGCTGCAAAGTGTTACGTGCTAACAAGAACCAAACGCTTCGTCTGAAGTTACTGACTGAACTCACTGTGTGTTATCTTTTTCTTACCCTCATCGTTAAAACTCGTATTTTCAATTTCAAATGCACTAGTGAGAATGAGAGGATTGGTTAATTGTCTCTCGGCTGGCACCCTCCAAGGGAAACGTCGTGTCTAAAAATAAAAATCAGATCTGAAGATCAAATAAAGTTATCGACATGGGTCAACTACAAGAAAGCAAAACACTATGTAGGTAAACATAGCCATGGTTTGAAGTGAAGCATTAGTATCGTATATAAGTAAAGAATGATCAACAAATATAAGAAGCCTGATTTCGGTGTTTTGAAAGCGGTCTTCAAGAACGTACTAGACCTGGGTCGGCCAGATATGCGCCATTTGCCGCGAGCATAGCTGGTATCAATACATATGCTATTTCTCAGAACAGAAAAATGCTGCCCTTTCAACACCCACAACACCCCCTGATTTTATTAATACTTTCGTTTACATCTCGTGAAAGCTCAAAGCAGTCTTTTACGTGAGAAATGACTTCAAGATTGCGGTGATACTTGCCATTAATTAATTCGGTCACTTGCTGAAACTAACTTTAAAACGAGCCTCACTTAATTGGTAAAAGGGTCAGCTATTCCTGCAATTCACTGCTTGCCACACATTTCTGCCATGTCCCAGTCTCTGACACAATCACTCGGAGCGAGCACAAAGTCTTGTGTGTGTGTCCTTGCGTATCTAGAAATCTCCTGCTCCGCAGAGCAGGATATCTAGATACGAGTTAAGACTTTTGAGCACTTCTTTACCATCACACCGGTCTCTCTTCAGCGGATACCACTGCATTGCTAAAAGTCTGAGAGATACACCCTGTCCAGCCTTCTAACCAAATAAAATCTGCTTATGCCACGCAGCAAGCACACCCTCCTTGTCAGCAGTGAGAGGTCTCTGTTGCGCTGTGCGCGTCACTCTTCTGTATAGCTCTCGAGCGCTGTAAAAcaagtaataaaaataaaattagacTGCAACTGGTGGATATATGAGCTATATGGAAGGTGCTGGGCGGGTGTATTCAAAGATGAGTGTATGATGTATATTAGTTGCGTTGTACTGCAGTGCTCTAGCGTAGTGTATACTGTGTGTTCTCACAATCGGCGGGCTTGGTCTTTGAGGGTTACTTTTATCATTTTATGTAATTGACGTTGCCTATATGTTGGTTGAATGTTTAGTTAAGCTTAGAAAAAGATTACTCGAACGTGTATGTTTGTAACGTTTCAGAAAAGCGCTAGAAAAAAGACATTAGGAACAATGCATTAAAGCCTAAACAAATTGTGAAATTGTTATACGCTTCGGTGCTTCCTGAGAGATCATTATTTATAACTTTCGCTAAGAGTTCAAACTATACCAATACAGGCAGCAACATTTGCTAGGAACAAGACTGGCAAACCGTCACTGGTCAAGTATCTAATATAAAGGTGCTTCATAGGCGGCCAATATAGGTGTGTCTGTGCTTGGGTGTGGTGACAAGCTAAGGAGGTCCAAGCATGGCCAGCtattggaaaagagcagacgATAATGCCCTTGCACTCAACTACCACGTTTTTGTATTTTGGACCGAGCGCTTGTGCAATATATTGGTTCACTTACTTTCTCTTACATTTAAAAGAGGCAGTTTCCCCCAGCACCAGCATACAGAAGC containing:
- the LOC144110616 gene encoding A disintegrin and metalloproteinase with thrombospondin motifs 16-like, producing MVSPEETVTPEQSGVCEHPRTPRAPFEKRMAASDERVMLRPAAHLASSMLARRWLPAVCASLHALALLLLLLIGSCAVQASDAATQLAEVTFLPDILLVRTGDRRLSVPLRRKRAAVESFPGGAASMTNCTYEGRVYEQGARTTGRAVVTACPGELHVHALIFTPSGEALSLEPSQRTGGVSVGEDGRLGGSEHVVRREAPTSKLLTSWNKPPTRRRRAVKAAATSRERAIELAVFVDAALANGMPSEKALNTRLTAVLEQVQLVLEYRSLSRPIKLDIVNLELVDSKRGPSTASGDIDSYLDNFCVWQCSRKQLAARQGLGTWDHAMMLSGLDLHKGNNSRVLGLAWVNGMCRCRYSCTLSEARSLEAALVVAHELGHSLGMHHDGPPDNRCNPDRYIMSARTGAGKTSWSTCSGQYLEDFLSSRTSSCLASRSSQPVAELEGQPLPGQLYPADDQCKLALGSDYSAYTSSRSPFNDVCRELWCLEGSWASPAHPALDGTTCAKGKHCREGSCVVRPAGQESDGTGSSTRRTTRSTTTTTTTAAVPATPPRRSTFDVINNIWNRYFGGFRNWF